Proteins from a genomic interval of Colletotrichum higginsianum IMI 349063 chromosome 6, whole genome shotgun sequence:
- a CDS encoding Glycosyl hydrolase family 16: protein MLPATAGLLLALVPTAIALTPPPADGMNIIWSETFQGNAGSPPRRDTWDVALAIDTNNEVQTYTESSWNVQISGGETIQLIPRRSRSGVWTSARIETKAAWTPQPGGRMRVQSMFRMGENANKQGMWPAFWMLGDAVRNGVEWPLCGELDIFEQVNGQLSATGTVHCQQEVGGICNEPAGRGVATSIPDNGWHTWALEWDRTSNNWATETITWTRDGVVFSQLRGSDIGDEGIWATLAHMPYYVLMNVAVGGILPGPPTEATQDGYGSMMEIGYLAVYQSP from the exons ATGCTACCAGCAACCGCTGGCCTTCTCCTGGCTCTCGTGCCTACTGCCATCGCTCTTACCCCCCCACCCGCAGACGGCATGAACATCATCTGGTCAGAGACATTCCAAGGCAATGCCGGTTCACCACCTCGGCGTGACACCTGGGACGTGGCTCTGGCTATCGACACAAACAACGAGGTCCAGACTTACACTGAATCATCCTGGAACGTCCAAATATCCGGTGGCGAAACTATCCAGCTCATCCCTCGCAGATCAAGAAGCGGTGTTTGGACATCTGCGCGCATTGAAACCAAGGCGGCATGGACCCCCCAGCCGGGCGGAAGGATGAGGGTTCAGTCCATGTTCAGGATGGGCGAGAACGCGAACAAGCAGGGCATGTGGCCCGCATTCTGGATGCTGGGTGACGCCGTCCGCAACGGTGTAGAATGGCCCCTCTGCGGCGAGCTTGATATTTTCGAGCAAGTCAATGGCCAACTCTCCGCGACGGGCACCGTTCACTGCCAGCAAGAGGTTGGCGGCATCTGCAATGAGCCAGCCGGTCGTGGCGTAGCCACTTCCATCCCTGACAACGGCTGGCACACCTGGGCTTTGGAATGGGACCGTACTTCCAACAACTGGGCCACGGAGACCATCACATGGACACGCGATGGTGTCGTATTCAGCCAACTGAGAGGTAGCGATATTGGGGATGAGGGTATTTGGGCCACGCTCGCTCACATGCCCTATTATGTGCTCATGAATGTGGCAGTTG GCGGTATATTGCCGGGTCCTCCGACCGAGGCCACCCAGGATGGCTATGGTAGCATGATGGAGATTGGATATCTTGCCGTCTACCAGTCGCCCTGA
- a CDS encoding SOM1 protein, translated as MNVNVNPNMANMNAMGGPVGAPVPMMNNGAVAPQVAGGPRQMPVPTESQRTLLNTYIYEYFLRHQMFDCARTLLNGDNQVNVMKDGSNRRRDENGNLLGNGLADDPMDTDSKDDIDAKLPDDLPAPKLPMPASESSFLYEWFCLFWDIFHAQRTKGGNGPVNQYVSHTQQQSRIRQNQQQELLRQMRPDGLAAQQQYHSQMMRNMQNGGMAMNMQKGNLARAAMANNQNNPQAMQMLQHAKQTQMQRDPSDMDGNRQRPSSPGSGENAPSPSKRPRLDGTPNFPNQPGMMPNGRPQQGMPGQQVGTTPNVAQAQQMLITNGINPASLTQQQFTTFSNQPPAVQAKSIATYAANLQQHQASQMPNKPMPNASGPQGQGSPMMAQGPDGAGLAAYYNAGEMGPGGIRPVPGGAQAGGGSNHALQDYQMQLMLLEQQNKKRLMMARQEQDSMGGAMPRGDGPAGPGGPGGPPGPNGQPFPETSPQGGRTGASPNPTEQMKRGTPQMNNAGIPSPLPEGAQSRGSPNPMNFMNSQMDPNMAPHFFKGMGNQMDGNMVPNPQMNGGMRPPSSHPGQQFSGQMNQQQMMAARQQQQQQQQAQQQQQQPQQQQPQQAGQGNQPVQWQQGGPNGNQMVPQGPQGPVQGTPQQRSMPPPSAPAGANANRTSTSSPQQATAAPPTPSQSNKAAPKKKDNKNAKAKAATQKKSNTNLNSGTTPAADGAQDAEQPAPATPITPVNATSFNKNGQNAAVPTVPNGQQSAPAPAPPAQVAPQPHTDNSQNGAFGMDSSNGMVDFGSMAFADPLVSDNVLNDFDFDSFLHEDGDNQAFDFNTGSFGMEGGNEIGAD; from the exons ATGAACGTCAACGTCAATCCCAACATGGCCAACATGAACGCCATGGGCGGTCCTGTCGGCGCTCCTGTTCCCATGATGAATAACGGCGCAGTCGCGCCTCAAGTCGCCGGCGGTCCACGACAGATGCCTGTGCCCACCGAGAGCCAACGCACCCTGCTCAATACCTACATCTACGAGTACTTTCTCCGCCATCAAATGTTCGATTGCGCCCGAACCCTCCTGAACGGGGACAACCAAGTAAACGTCATGAAGGACGGCTCGAACCGGCGAAGGGATGAGAATGGCAACCTCTTGGGCAacggcctcgccgatgaCCCGATGGACACCGACTCCAAAGATGACATCGATGCCAAGCTGCCTGACGACCTGCCCGCTCCCAAGCTGCCCATGCCCGCCTCAGAATCCTCGTTCCTGTATGAGTGGTTTTGCTTGTTCTGGGACATCTTCCACGCGCAACGCACGAAGGGTGGCAACGGACCTGTCAACCAATACGTCAGCCACACCCAG CAGCAATCCCGCATACGACAGAATCAGCAGCAGGAGCTCCTCCGCCAGATGCGTCCCGACGGCTTGGCCGCCCAGCAACAATATCATTCACAGATGATGCGCAATATGCAAAATGGAGGCATGGCCATGAACATGCAAAAGGGCAACCTTGCGCGCGCGGCCATGGCCAACAACCAAAACAA CCCCCAAGCAATGCAGATGCTCCAGCATGCAAAGCAAACCCAGATGCAACGAGACCCTTCGGACATGGATGGAAACCGCCAACGCCCTTCGTCGCCTGGTTCCGGTGAAAACGCTCCCTCGCCTTCTAAGAGACCTCGTCTGGATGGCACGCCCAACTTCCCTAACCAACCCGGAATGATGCCGAACGGAAGACCACAACAGGGCATGCCGGGCCAGCAGGTGGGGACCACCCCAAACGTAGCCCAAGCACAGCAAATGCTCATCACCAACGGCATTAATCCGGCATCGCTGACCCAGCAGCAGTTTACGACATTCTCAAATCAACCACCTGCTGTCCAAGCTAAGTCCATTGCCACATATGCGGCAAAcctccaacaacaccaagctAGTCAGATGCCTAACAAACCCATGCCTAACGCGTCCGGTCCTCAGGGCCAAGGCTCGCCCATGATGGCTCAAGGCCCTGATGGTGCCGGGCTGGCTGCATACTACAACGCCGGGGAGATGGGTCCCGGCGGTATTAGGCCTGTCCCTGGCGGTGCTCAAGCCGGTGGTGGAAGTAACCACGCTCTGCAAGACTATCAAATGCAGCTAATGCTTTTGGAGCAGCAGAATAAAAAGAGGCTTATGATGGCTCGACAGGAGCAGGACAGCATGGGCGGTGCCATGCCGAGAGGAGATGGACCCGCTGGCCcaggagggccaggaggccCACCTGGTCCCAACGGCCAGCCGTTCCCAGAGACATCCCCTCAGGGTGGCAGAACAGGAGCGTCGCCGAACCCAACGGAGCAGATGAAGCGAGGCACGCCTCAAATGAACAACGCCGGCATTCCGTCGCCACTGCCCGAGGGCGCGCAGTCCCGCGGCTCACCGAATCCCATGAATTTCATGAACAGCCAAATGGACCCCAACATGGCGCCTCATTTCTTCAAGGGCATGGGGAACCAGATGGACGGCAACATGGTCCCCAACCCTCAGATGAACGGGGGCATGCGCCCCCCCAGCTCGCATCCGGGTCAGCAATTCAGCGGCCAGATGAACCAGCAACAAATGATGGCCGcccgacagcagcagcagcaacaacaacaggcgcagcaacagcagcagcagcctcagcagcagcagccccaACAGGCCGGCCAGGGCAACCAGCCGGTGCAGTGGCAGCAAGGTGGTCCGAATGGCAACCAGATGGTGCCTCAAGGCCCCCAGGGTCCAGTTCAGGGCACGCCGCAGCAACGGTCAATGCCCCCGCCATCTGCACCAGCAGGTGCTAACGCCAACCGGACAAGCACGTCTTCGCCTCAACAGGCGACAGCAGCACCGCCTACTCCTTCGCAATCCAACAAGGCTGCCCCGAAGAAAAAGGACAACAAGaacgccaaggccaag GCTGCGACGCAGAAGAAGTCCAACACCAACCTCAACAGCGGCACCACTCCAGCCGCAGACGGCGCGCAGGATGCGGAGCAGCCCGCACCGGCAACTCCTATCACCCCCGTCAACGCGaccagcttcaacaagaacGGGCAAAACGCCGCTGTTCCCACTGTGCCCAACGGTCAACAGAGTGCTCCTGCGCCAGCCCCCCCGGCTCAAGTCGCTCCCCAGCCACACACCGACAACAGTCAAAACGGTGCCTTCGGCATGGACAGTTCAAACGGGATGGTCGACTTTGGCTCCATGGCCTTTGCCGACCCCTTGGTCTCGGACAATGTGCTCAACGACTTCGATTTCGACTCCTTCCTGCATGAGGACGGTGATAACCAGGCGTTCGACTTCAATACCGGGTCGTTCGGCATGGAGGGCGGTAACGAAATTGGCGCAGACTAG